The following coding sequences are from one uncultured Desulfobacter sp. window:
- a CDS encoding STAS domain-containing protein, producing the protein MSEIVKSADQTTVKPGEDVVASMAEAFKGELLSAVDSSQGTLVIDLDGVSMVDSVGIGVIIAVYNSLSQSNRQLKVINVAHDIYGLFSTMRLNRRFTVEAAA; encoded by the coding sequence ATGAGTGAAATAGTCAAGAGTGCGGATCAGACTACGGTTAAGCCCGGTGAAGATGTGGTTGCGTCCATGGCTGAAGCATTTAAGGGTGAGTTGCTTTCTGCGGTCGATTCCTCCCAGGGTACCTTGGTTATAGATCTTGATGGTGTGAGCATGGTGGATTCAGTTGGTATTGGGGTCATTATTGCCGTCTACAACTCCCTGAGTCAGTCCAATCGTCAGTTAAAGGTCATCAATGTCGCACATGATATTTATGGCCTGTTTTCAACTATGAGGCTGAATCGCCGTTTTACTGTGGAAGCTGCCGCATAG
- a CDS encoding FAD-dependent oxidoreductase, giving the protein MLSDLFSPIRIQHMEVKNRLLMSAMSINFGVDEDCHVTDQLTEYFAARARGGVGMMLVGGGGIHPSGQELPDLPQMYEDSCIPGLKKMVNRIKAYDVCFGVQLLHGGRQSYLDEKVAPSAIPAPAVVKGLVRALEIAEIKNLADCFGQAARRCREAGFDFIELHGAHGYLINQFLAPNSNIRTDEYGGSFENRTRFLFEVIDAVKRAAGADYPVGIRINGNDYIENGWELKDTLRIAPLLEQAGAAYIHVSGGVYGSTELTIPSMYTPQGCFIHMAEAVKQVVKVPVITVGRIKDPEMANAAIRDGKADMVALGRSIIADPEYPNKARSGNAAFIRPCVGCCLGCIHAVLAKEPGSCVVNPDVGREHKLAREKAPENVQRILVAGAGPSGLAAARMFAQRGHQVKIVDKGPGQGGLLALAATAPGRGELGDILRFFRHELERLGVAVDYNTSLSADVLSAFDPDHVILATGSMPDMPVIKGLFKSKMKLITSVDVFTDVQAAGDRVIVLGGGFTGLITAHKLGDMGKEVVVLNRKKSFAEEMSSNDRYYLRERLTACGVNLYKMVAVKSFTDDGVIFTSKGEPVTLEGFDTVVISEKHQPVRDAKHLEKQSRAKFHMIGDAKTPRHLMFCIAEAEEAGRSI; this is encoded by the coding sequence ATGTTGTCAGATCTTTTCAGTCCCATCCGTATCCAACACATGGAAGTGAAGAATCGGCTGCTCATGTCGGCCATGAGCATTAATTTCGGTGTGGATGAAGATTGCCATGTTACGGATCAGCTTACGGAATACTTCGCGGCCAGGGCCAGAGGCGGTGTCGGCATGATGCTTGTGGGTGGCGGCGGGATCCATCCCAGCGGTCAGGAACTGCCTGATCTTCCCCAGATGTATGAGGATTCATGTATCCCTGGGTTAAAAAAAATGGTCAATCGGATTAAGGCATATGACGTCTGTTTCGGGGTCCAGTTGCTGCACGGCGGCCGCCAGTCTTATCTGGATGAAAAGGTGGCGCCCTCGGCGATTCCTGCGCCTGCCGTGGTGAAGGGGCTGGTTCGTGCCCTGGAAATAGCGGAGATAAAAAATCTTGCAGACTGTTTTGGACAGGCGGCCCGGCGATGCCGGGAGGCCGGATTTGATTTCATTGAACTGCACGGGGCCCACGGCTACCTGATCAATCAGTTCCTGGCGCCCAATTCCAATATCCGTACCGACGAATACGGGGGCAGCTTTGAGAACCGCACCCGGTTTCTGTTTGAGGTGATTGATGCGGTAAAGCGTGCCGCCGGTGCAGACTATCCCGTGGGAATCCGTATAAACGGCAACGATTATATTGAAAACGGGTGGGAACTTAAAGATACCCTGCGCATCGCCCCGCTCCTGGAACAGGCCGGGGCGGCGTATATCCATGTGTCCGGCGGTGTTTACGGGTCCACGGAGCTGACCATCCCATCCATGTATACCCCCCAGGGCTGCTTTATTCATATGGCCGAGGCGGTTAAGCAGGTGGTCAAAGTGCCCGTGATCACCGTCGGACGGATCAAAGACCCTGAAATGGCCAATGCCGCCATCAGGGACGGCAAAGCCGATATGGTGGCATTGGGCCGGTCAATTATTGCCGATCCTGAATATCCCAATAAGGCAAGGTCTGGAAATGCCGCCTTTATCCGGCCTTGTGTGGGTTGCTGCCTGGGGTGCATCCATGCCGTTCTGGCCAAAGAACCCGGTTCATGTGTGGTGAACCCGGATGTCGGCCGGGAGCATAAACTGGCCCGGGAAAAAGCGCCGGAAAACGTGCAGAGAATTCTTGTGGCCGGGGCCGGACCTTCCGGACTTGCTGCGGCCAGGATGTTTGCCCAAAGGGGGCATCAGGTGAAAATAGTGGACAAAGGTCCGGGGCAGGGCGGGCTTCTGGCCCTGGCGGCCACGGCACCCGGCAGGGGCGAGCTGGGTGATATTTTGCGTTTTTTCAGGCATGAGCTTGAACGTCTCGGGGTGGCCGTGGATTACAATACGTCGTTGTCCGCCGACGTTCTGTCTGCCTTTGACCCGGATCATGTGATTCTGGCCACGGGCTCCATGCCGGACATGCCCGTGATCAAGGGGTTGTTTAAAAGCAAGATGAAACTGATCACCAGTGTGGATGTCTTCACCGATGTCCAAGCTGCCGGAGACCGGGTGATTGTGCTCGGCGGCGGGTTCACCGGACTGATCACGGCCCATAAACTGGGTGATATGGGAAAAGAGGTGGTGGTGCTGAACCGCAAAAAAAGTTTTGCCGAGGAGATGTCGTCCAATGACCGGTATTACCTGCGGGAGCGCCTGACGGCCTGCGGCGTCAATTTATATAAGATGGTGGCGGTTAAGTCCTTTACCGACGACGGCGTAATTTTTACATCCAAGGGGGAGCCCGTAACCCTTGAGGGATTTGATACGGTGGTGATTTCTGAAAAGCACCAGCCTGTAAGGGATGCTAAACACCTGGAAAAACAAAGCCGGGCAAAGTTTCACATGATCGGGGATGCCAAAACCCCCAGGCATTTAATGTTTTGTATTGCCGAGGCCGAAGAGGCCGGGCGGTCTATATAA
- a CDS encoding class I SAM-dependent methyltransferase yields MSEIRKGRQKYYNIFSHFYDLFIKMHSHNYGDETRKFLVNSAKLEGKRHPKVLDVCCGTGSVAIAFTQKHLDVQSIGYDFALGMLNKAKEKDRSGRARFINGDAARLPFANDCLDVVCCSHALYELKNEVRTAALLEMKRVVKPDGLVLIMEHEIPRKRIIKILFYIRMLSMGLKDAQEFVKQGTLPFKQIFPHVALAHSQSGKSKLFICGKT; encoded by the coding sequence GTGTCGGAAATACGCAAGGGCAGACAAAAATACTATAATATCTTCTCTCATTTTTATGACCTGTTCATCAAAATGCACTCCCATAATTATGGCGACGAGACGCGCAAATTTCTTGTGAATTCGGCCAAACTGGAAGGCAAAAGACATCCCAAGGTGCTGGACGTATGTTGCGGGACCGGATCGGTTGCCATTGCGTTTACCCAAAAACACCTTGACGTTCAATCCATCGGCTACGATTTTGCTTTAGGGATGCTGAATAAGGCCAAAGAAAAGGATCGTTCCGGCCGGGCCAGGTTTATAAACGGAGATGCGGCCAGGCTGCCGTTTGCCAACGACTGCCTTGATGTTGTCTGCTGCTCCCATGCCTTATATGAATTAAAAAATGAGGTCAGAACAGCAGCGCTTTTGGAAATGAAGCGGGTGGTAAAACCCGATGGGTTGGTCCTGATTATGGAGCATGAAATACCGCGAAAACGAATTATTAAAATTTTGTTTTACATACGGATGCTCTCCATGGGACTCAAAGATGCCCAGGAATTTGTAAAACAGGGGACCTTGCCGTTCAAACAAATATTTCCCCATGTTGCCCTGGCACATTCCCAATCGGGAAAAAGTAAATTATTCATTTGCGGTAAAACGTGA
- a CDS encoding CDP-alcohol phosphatidyltransferase family protein, translating to MERILVITASGALGTLFFFWFSHALKKKASVRQFVESNLWLMHPNAICYWRTALAFLGFFLYFYSPYQSLSIFIFTFAAILDGIDGVVARGCNMVSRWGEWLDPMCDKLTYLPPLVGFAYTHDSVTGLSILSPKLIWILVAIELVGQFFARRMLSWLNVSGAANNFGKIKAMICFGLVILCALMDARHGMLNIGNGVLFACVVLSSASMIFKFIPNRLYADILSMLNFMCGIASLILTYHHFYTWAICVIIMGQLFDLFDGRMALKHGGTKYGPWLDDIADFVSFGLAPAYMVVMRGGTFAPLLAVIYVVGVAYRLVRFVLKDKGRKDLPAGVFNGFPSPAGALIVLGASLISGPMLLCFFTAVSTALMVSNIRFAHLGRVILKKTPKPIFFLISATIIVVLAYILKTKNIHMFGYLLLASVVFYLAAGRIWAQKISASGTSA from the coding sequence ATGGAACGAATTCTGGTAATTACGGCATCAGGTGCCCTGGGTACCCTGTTTTTTTTCTGGTTTTCCCACGCGTTGAAGAAAAAGGCATCCGTCAGGCAGTTTGTTGAATCCAATTTGTGGCTGATGCATCCCAACGCTATCTGTTATTGGCGCACAGCGCTTGCGTTTCTGGGATTCTTTCTCTATTTTTATTCGCCCTATCAATCTTTGTCCATTTTTATTTTTACATTTGCTGCGATTCTTGACGGGATTGACGGCGTTGTGGCCCGGGGCTGCAATATGGTGTCCCGGTGGGGGGAGTGGCTGGACCCCATGTGTGACAAACTCACCTATCTGCCCCCCCTGGTCGGGTTTGCATATACCCATGATTCCGTCACGGGGCTTTCGATCCTCTCTCCGAAACTGATCTGGATTCTTGTGGCCATTGAACTTGTGGGGCAATTTTTTGCCCGCAGGATGTTGTCCTGGCTCAATGTCTCCGGTGCGGCCAATAACTTCGGGAAAATCAAAGCCATGATCTGTTTCGGCCTGGTGATTTTGTGCGCCCTGATGGATGCGCGTCACGGTATGCTGAACATTGGTAACGGGGTGCTTTTTGCCTGTGTCGTCCTGTCTTCCGCATCCATGATTTTCAAGTTTATTCCCAACCGCCTTTACGCCGATATTCTGTCCATGCTCAATTTCATGTGTGGCATCGCCAGCCTGATTTTAACCTATCATCACTTCTATACCTGGGCCATCTGCGTGATCATTATGGGCCAGCTTTTTGATCTGTTTGACGGTCGTATGGCGCTTAAACACGGGGGCACCAAGTATGGTCCCTGGCTGGATGATATCGCTGATTTTGTCAGCTTCGGCCTGGCTCCGGCCTACATGGTGGTCATGAGAGGGGGGACGTTTGCTCCTTTATTGGCCGTGATTTATGTGGTGGGCGTGGCCTATCGTCTGGTGCGATTTGTTTTAAAAGATAAAGGGCGCAAGGACCTGCCGGCCGGCGTTTTTAACGGATTTCCAAGCCCTGCCGGCGCCTTGATTGTTTTAGGCGCTTCCCTGATATCCGGCCCCATGCTACTCTGCTTTTTTACGGCGGTTTCCACAGCCTTGATGGTCAGCAATATCCGTTTTGCTCATTTGGGCCGGGTTATTCTTAAAAAAACGCCTAAACCCATTTTTTTCTTGATTTCCGCCACAATTATTGTGGTTTTAGCCTATATCCTTAAAACGAAAAATATCCATATGTTCGGCTATCTTCTCCTGGCGTCCGTGGTTTTTTATCTGGCCGCAGGCAGGATCTGGGCCCAAAAGATAAGTGCTTCGGGAACATCGGCCTGA
- a CDS encoding FadR/GntR family transcriptional regulator produces MGKKTTTDRRGTNKAPAIFKKAKQSRVFQDVVEQIEEAILSGRLEPDTRLPAERELKEMFNTSRGTLREALRVLEQKGLIQIKLGVAGGAYVKQIDAEPVMQSLALLIRSGKVSPDHLAEFRIKIEGAIVELAAQRAVPEDIKTMEAFYEQARQHYENGDWENFLKTDEAMHAYIGTMSGNPIFQLLLQSIHANIHEYYGYYLPMNKERTRENLNDFKKIIEALKSGNGREAADLIMDHVARFNKKMTRKTELLSQPLPDTLQ; encoded by the coding sequence ATGGGGAAAAAAACCACCACAGACCGCCGGGGAACAAACAAAGCACCGGCCATATTCAAAAAGGCAAAACAGAGCCGGGTATTCCAGGATGTTGTAGAACAGATCGAAGAGGCGATCCTAAGCGGCCGGCTTGAACCCGACACCCGTTTGCCTGCGGAGCGGGAGCTCAAAGAGATGTTTAACACCAGCCGGGGCACCCTGCGCGAAGCCCTACGTGTTCTGGAGCAAAAGGGGCTGATCCAGATAAAACTCGGCGTTGCCGGCGGCGCCTATGTCAAACAGATTGATGCGGAGCCTGTAATGCAGTCTCTTGCCCTGCTGATCCGCTCGGGCAAAGTCTCTCCGGATCATCTGGCCGAATTCAGAATCAAGATTGAAGGGGCCATTGTGGAACTGGCGGCCCAGCGGGCCGTGCCCGAAGACATCAAAACAATGGAAGCGTTTTACGAACAGGCCCGGCAACACTATGAAAACGGGGACTGGGAAAATTTTCTAAAAACCGATGAAGCCATGCACGCCTATATCGGCACCATGTCCGGCAACCCGATATTTCAGCTGCTCCTGCAGAGCATCCACGCCAATATCCATGAATATTATGGATACTACCTGCCCATGAACAAAGAGCGCACCCGTGAAAACCTCAATGATTTTAAAAAAATTATCGAAGCCCTTAAATCCGGCAACGGCAGAGAGGCCGCCGACCTGATCATGGACCATGTGGCCCGGTTCAACAAAAAAATGACCCGTAAAACAGAACTCTTGTCCCAGCCCCTTCCGGACACCCTGCAGTAA
- a CDS encoding YgiQ family radical SAM protein: MFLPTTRKELDHRGIDQLDIILVTGDTYIDSPFMGAGLVGRVLESKGFTVGIIAQPVTENDRDISRLGEPRLFWGITGGAVDSMVANYTASKKRRKRDDYTPGGENTRRPDRAVIIYTNLVRRFFKPTVPIVLGGIEASLRRIAHYDFWSNKIRRSILFDAKADYLLFGMAHTSIVELARALNNRKAATQEIDQDPVTQIAGIGYIAKAPKGIELPAYEAVVKDKNLYIQSFKTFYDNTDPTTARALSQAHADRFLVLNPPAPYSSTQEMDEIHDLDFQRDVHPYYKAQGHVRAMDTIRFSIPTHYGCYGECNFCAITVHQGRTVRWRSKKSIVAEAKKMTRDKDFKGYIFDLGGPTANMYGFECEKKLKKGACTHRRCLFPAPCPALSPDHGPQMDLLKEISRLAGVKKVFLNSGIRHDLILMDKQKGQAYLKQVVSDHVSGQMKLAPEHCVPSVLALMGKPGTDSLVEFKHRFDRICRTLNKKQYLTYYLIAAHPGCTMREMNELKAFTQNELHITPEQVQIFTPTPSTFSTLMYCTGMDPFAMIPMFVEKNPRAKEKQKQIVTRKADRRPQAPLRQNRNQSKFSGKGPKNRRRR, encoded by the coding sequence ATGTTTTTACCCACCACCCGAAAAGAACTTGACCACCGGGGCATTGACCAGCTTGATATCATCCTTGTCACCGGCGACACATACATTGACTCACCATTTATGGGTGCCGGCCTCGTTGGCCGGGTCCTGGAATCAAAGGGCTTTACCGTTGGCATCATTGCCCAGCCGGTCACGGAAAACGACCGGGACATCTCCCGGTTAGGCGAACCCCGGCTCTTCTGGGGCATCACCGGCGGGGCCGTGGATTCCATGGTGGCCAATTACACGGCATCCAAAAAACGGCGCAAGCGGGATGACTACACCCCCGGCGGAGAAAACACACGGCGGCCGGACCGGGCAGTCATTATATACACCAATCTTGTGCGGCGCTTTTTCAAACCCACCGTCCCCATTGTGCTGGGGGGCATTGAAGCAAGTCTTCGTCGCATTGCCCATTATGATTTCTGGTCCAATAAAATACGGCGCTCCATTTTGTTTGATGCCAAGGCAGACTATCTGTTGTTCGGCATGGCCCATACCAGCATCGTGGAACTGGCCCGGGCACTGAATAACCGGAAAGCAGCAACACAGGAGATCGACCAAGATCCCGTCACACAGATTGCAGGTATCGGATATATCGCCAAAGCACCCAAGGGCATAGAACTGCCCGCCTATGAAGCGGTCGTCAAAGATAAGAATTTATATATTCAAAGCTTTAAAACCTTTTACGACAATACCGACCCCACGACCGCCCGGGCCCTGAGCCAGGCCCATGCGGACCGTTTTTTAGTCCTGAATCCCCCGGCACCGTACAGTTCCACCCAGGAGATGGACGAGATTCATGACTTAGATTTCCAGCGGGATGTCCACCCCTATTACAAGGCCCAGGGCCATGTCCGGGCCATGGACACCATCCGGTTTTCCATTCCCACCCATTACGGCTGTTACGGGGAGTGTAATTTCTGTGCCATCACCGTCCACCAGGGGCGTACCGTCAGATGGCGCAGCAAAAAGTCCATCGTTGCCGAAGCCAAAAAAATGACCCGGGACAAGGATTTTAAAGGTTATATCTTTGACCTGGGCGGCCCCACGGCCAACATGTACGGGTTTGAGTGTGAAAAAAAGCTGAAAAAAGGCGCCTGCACCCATCGGCGCTGCCTGTTTCCGGCCCCCTGCCCCGCCCTGTCACCGGATCATGGCCCCCAGATGGACCTGCTCAAGGAAATCAGCCGACTTGCAGGTGTCAAAAAAGTATTTCTCAATTCAGGCATCCGCCACGACCTGATCCTCATGGACAAGCAAAAGGGCCAGGCCTACCTAAAACAGGTTGTTTCCGACCATGTCTCCGGCCAGATGAAACTGGCACCGGAACATTGTGTTCCCAGTGTACTTGCGCTTATGGGAAAACCCGGCACGGACAGCCTTGTTGAATTTAAACACCGGTTCGACCGTATCTGCAGAACTCTGAACAAAAAGCAATACCTGACCTATTACCTGATCGCGGCCCACCCCGGCTGTACCATGCGGGAGATGAACGAGCTCAAGGCCTTTACCCAAAACGAACTTCACATCACACCGGAACAGGTCCAGATCTTTACCCCCACACCATCCACCTTTTCCACCTTAATGTATTGTACCGGTATGGACCCGTTTGCCATGATTCCCATGTTTGTGGAAAAAAATCCCCGGGCAAAAGAAAAGCAAAAACAGATTGTCACCCGGAAAGCAGACCGCCGCCCCCAGGCACCACTCCGGCAAAACCGCAATCAAAGCAAATTTTCCGGAAAAGGCCCCAAAAACCGCCGACGCAGATAA
- a CDS encoding MFS transporter, whose translation MKIRKTKPHPHPRISTSHTIFIVSAVQFLAPFMMSAVGVALPTIGQHYEASAVSLALVEMVYMLAVTLFLLPVGRLADITGRKKIFVSGVALFALATILLPFSPSITIFIAIRFLQGIGVSCTVSTSVAILSSVVPKEKRGKAMGIIVACVYLGLSAGPSLAGIMIAWLGWQWIFFASVPLALAALVLTLTRLKGEWKEAAGEPFDWMGSIIYMAALSCLIIGVSHLKSDTWAPNLMAAGIICLVVFTMFEYRQLFPILDIHLLLRNRVFAFSNIATWINYAASFGLTFFFSLYLQVVKGMSAQATGFVLVAQPIIQAVLSPLSGTLSDKISPSKLSTAGMAICAAGLGFAAFLDQNADIRHVLTVLVTMGLGFALFSTPNMTTVMGSVGQRHYGIASSLVATMRSVGMLTAMTITTLLLSMFMGDAKVSTATAPGFLQTMHTAFIIFALLSVVGIMFSMARVEKTPGPNRKR comes from the coding sequence ATGAAAATTCGCAAGACCAAGCCCCATCCTCATCCCCGAATTTCCACCAGCCACACCATATTTATTGTCTCTGCAGTCCAGTTTCTGGCACCGTTTATGATGTCCGCGGTTGGCGTGGCCCTGCCGACCATTGGGCAGCACTACGAAGCCAGTGCCGTGTCGCTGGCCCTGGTGGAAATGGTATATATGCTGGCCGTCACCCTGTTTCTTCTGCCCGTGGGCCGCTTGGCCGACATCACCGGAAGAAAGAAAATATTTGTGTCGGGCGTGGCCCTGTTTGCCCTGGCCACCATCCTGCTGCCCTTTTCACCGTCCATCACCATTTTCATTGCCATTCGATTTTTGCAGGGCATTGGGGTATCGTGTACGGTCTCTACCTCCGTGGCCATTCTATCTTCTGTGGTGCCCAAGGAAAAACGGGGCAAAGCCATGGGCATCATTGTGGCCTGTGTTTATTTGGGACTGTCAGCCGGTCCAAGCCTGGCCGGAATTATGATCGCCTGGCTGGGCTGGCAGTGGATCTTTTTTGCCTCTGTCCCCCTGGCCCTGGCCGCCCTGGTCTTAACCCTGACCCGGCTTAAGGGGGAATGGAAGGAGGCCGCAGGGGAACCCTTTGACTGGATGGGCAGCATCATTTATATGGCGGCGCTATCCTGCCTGATCATCGGGGTGTCTCACCTTAAAAGCGATACCTGGGCACCCAATCTGATGGCGGCAGGCATAATCTGCCTGGTTGTTTTTACAATGTTTGAGTACCGGCAACTTTTCCCCATTCTGGATATCCACCTGCTCCTGAGGAACCGGGTCTTTGCGTTCAGCAACATCGCCACATGGATCAACTATGCCGCCTCATTCGGCCTGACATTCTTCTTTTCCTTGTATTTGCAGGTGGTCAAAGGCATGTCCGCCCAGGCCACAGGATTTGTACTGGTTGCCCAACCTATCATTCAGGCGGTGCTTTCACCGTTATCCGGCACGCTGTCAGACAAAATATCACCGTCCAAATTATCCACGGCGGGCATGGCCATCTGCGCGGCCGGGCTTGGATTTGCTGCCTTCCTTGACCAGAATGCAGATATCCGGCATGTGCTGACGGTACTGGTGACCATGGGGCTTGGATTTGCCCTGTTTTCCACCCCCAACATGACCACGGTCATGGGATCTGTGGGGCAAAGGCATTACGGCATTGCCTCCAGCCTGGTGGCCACCATGCGCAGTGTCGGCATGCTCACGGCCATGACCATCACCACCCTTTTGCTGAGTATGTTCATGGGTGATGCAAAAGTCAGCACGGCCACCGCCCCGGGCTTTTTACAAACCATGCACACGGCTTTTATAATTTTTGCCCTGCTCAGTGTGGTGGGCATTATGTTCTCCATGGCCCGGGTGGAAAAGACCCCGGGCCCGAATCGGAAACGCTGA